Proteins from a genomic interval of Bacteroidia bacterium:
- a CDS encoding MFS transporter has protein sequence MSGTKWIPLLSTNFLGVFNNNYFKLLIITISVAWFPKDSGADSYIVSLASGLFFVPYIFFSPLAGKLAQIMYKKKIILYSRIVEFPIYVIGALGFYIENIYVVLVCIFLLGVVSTLFSPAKYGLIRDIGGNRGISFGTGAMEMLVFFGNIVGPVVASIISDHYNYHLLAAVLIGVSVLSFITTVLIKANETEPLKSSSETINPIMFLINSFKWVKGFKGMNLIVLGLGSFWMIDGMLQMNLIVHCPGILKLSNTEMSMVMSIALIGIGLGSLSSGLISKGKVELLLTPIGGFGMAIFLILVYIIQPTNVYLFSVFIFFIAMFSGIFMVPLSAYIQTKIEGRKQGDMIAYSNFITFLMLFIGSGLFGFISGKFGTNMVFLFLLLSVIVITFLLVRFVPEMRERVNRILP, from the coding sequence ATGTCTGGAACTAAATGGATACCACTACTTTCTACTAACTTTTTAGGAGTATTCAACAATAATTATTTCAAATTACTGATAATTACTATTTCGGTAGCTTGGTTTCCAAAAGACTCAGGAGCCGATTCGTATATTGTTTCGTTAGCTTCAGGTTTATTTTTTGTTCCGTACATTTTTTTCTCACCACTGGCAGGGAAACTAGCGCAGATAATGTATAAAAAGAAGATTATTTTGTATTCCAGAATAGTTGAGTTTCCAATTTACGTGATTGGAGCTTTAGGATTTTATATTGAAAATATTTATGTCGTTTTGGTTTGTATTTTTTTGCTTGGAGTTGTGAGTACATTATTTTCACCTGCAAAATATGGTTTAATTCGCGATATTGGTGGTAATAGAGGTATTTCTTTCGGAACTGGAGCAATGGAAATGCTTGTATTTTTCGGAAACATTGTGGGGCCTGTAGTGGCTTCAATAATTTCTGATCATTATAATTACCATTTGCTGGCTGCTGTTTTAATAGGAGTTTCAGTATTAAGTTTTATTACAACTGTTTTAATAAAAGCTAATGAAACAGAGCCATTAAAAAGCTCTTCGGAAACAATTAATCCAATTATGTTTTTAATTAATTCATTTAAATGGGTAAAAGGATTTAAGGGAATGAATCTGATTGTTTTAGGTTTAGGCTCTTTCTGGATGATAGATGGTATGTTACAAATGAATTTAATTGTTCATTGCCCCGGAATACTTAAATTATCGAATACAGAAATGAGTATGGTAATGTCGATCGCCTTGATTGGAATCGGATTGGGAAGTTTAAGTTCGGGATTAATATCGAAAGGCAAAGTAGAATTGCTTTTAACTCCAATTGGTGGTTTTGGAATGGCAATTTTCTTAATTCTGGTTTACATAATTCAGCCAACAAATGTTTATTTGTTTTCAGTTTTTATCTTTTTTATAGCAATGTTCAGCGGAATATTTATGGTACCGTTAAGTGCTTATATTCAGACTAAAATTGAGGGTCGAAAGCAGGGAGACATGATTGCATATTCTAATTTTATTACATTTTTAATGCTTTTTATTGGCTCAGGATTATTTGGTTTTATTTCCGGTAAATTTGGAACAAATATGGTTTTTTTGTTTTTGCTTTTATCGGTTATTGTCATAACATTTCTACTTGTAAGATTTGTACCTGAAATGAGGGAAAGAGTTAATAGAATTTTACCATGA
- a CDS encoding 1-acyl-sn-glycerol-3-phosphate acyltransferase: protein MGIVIFIYRNLLRLRYKVNIRGIDLLSSKNPKLFLPNHQAIVDPQILFTHISKYTPVMPIVTETYFKIPLLKQVLNSIKAVPVSDLTAGSRDTSVLDRINKSVIEAIKDGKNVLLYPSGQTAEQGFEKIKNKKSAWVVVSEIPENTEIVGVRISGLWGSMWSKAKTGKSPSFFKAFLKGIFIVIINFFFLAPKRTVNIEFSDITIEAKEKAKEGKVFFNTFLEEFYNKYGEEKIKKVKYHFLSFRI from the coding sequence ATGGGTATTGTTATTTTTATATATAGAAACCTTTTAAGGCTTCGGTACAAAGTTAATATTCGTGGAATTGATTTACTTAGTTCTAAAAACCCAAAATTGTTTTTGCCAAATCATCAGGCTATTGTTGATCCGCAAATCCTTTTTACGCATATTTCAAAGTACACACCTGTAATGCCAATAGTTACTGAAACATATTTTAAAATACCTTTATTAAAGCAAGTATTAAATAGTATAAAAGCTGTTCCTGTTAGTGATTTAACGGCAGGTAGCAGAGATACATCAGTGCTTGACAGGATAAATAAAAGTGTTATAGAAGCAATAAAAGATGGTAAAAATGTATTGCTTTATCCATCAGGACAAACAGCAGAACAAGGATTTGAAAAAATTAAAAACAAAAAAAGTGCTTGGGTTGTTGTATCTGAAATTCCTGAAAATACTGAGATTGTTGGAGTTAGAATTAGTGGTTTGTGGGGTAGTATGTGGTCAAAAGCTAAAACCGGTAAATCTCCCTCATTTTTTAAGGCATTTTTAAAAGGCATATTTATTGTGATTATTAATTTCTTTTTTTTAGCTCCTAAAAGAACAGTTAATATCGAATTTTCAGATATAACAATTGAAGCCAAAGAAAAGGCAAAAGAGGGAAAGGTTTTTTTTAATACTTTCCTCGAAGAATTTTATAATAAATATGGAGAAGAAAAGATTAAAAAAGTGAAATATCATTTTCTTAGTTTTAGAATATAA
- a CDS encoding PorP/SprF family type IX secretion system membrane protein: MKNIKYILFILTIVFCFGQLSSIAQQLTLSNQYIVNKFSLSPAYAGLNEKFEIYGSTRNEWIGVYGAPLTNSISANGAIGKNMGIGASISNMQAGIFINISTSLYYSYHIRLSKTKFLSFGLGCGMLENHIDLNNNDAQSDPIFMRSGSKSAMIDASFGILYSSKKLHIGASAPRLLGRRTDNSLYALWPHYQAFMSYKLNFSKTWAINPTAIIHYPVDAPSFYNFTIPIIYDQKVWFTLIYKETGDAGIGIGANLKSNLIFNYTFEWYEHGLAHRSGGSHELTLGWRMNKKNTDQLKKNKKKPYYEWVNK, translated from the coding sequence ATGAAAAACATAAAATACATTTTATTTATACTGACAATTGTTTTTTGTTTTGGGCAACTAAGTTCAATTGCCCAACAATTAACTTTAAGCAATCAGTATATTGTTAATAAATTTTCACTTTCACCTGCATATGCCGGTCTTAATGAAAAATTTGAAATTTATGGCTCAACAAGAAATGAATGGATAGGAGTTTATGGTGCACCTTTAACAAATTCAATATCGGCAAATGGTGCAATTGGTAAAAACATGGGGATTGGTGCAAGTATTTCAAATATGCAGGCAGGTATTTTTATCAATATTTCTACCAGTTTATATTACTCATATCATATTCGTTTATCAAAAACAAAATTTCTTAGTTTTGGTTTAGGATGTGGCATGCTTGAAAATCATATTGACTTAAATAATAACGATGCTCAATCAGATCCTATTTTTATGAGATCCGGATCAAAGAGTGCAATGATTGATGCTAGTTTTGGCATATTATATAGCAGTAAAAAATTACATATAGGTGCTTCTGCACCAAGATTATTAGGAAGAAGAACTGATAATAGCCTTTATGCTCTTTGGCCGCATTACCAAGCTTTTATGAGCTACAAACTGAATTTCAGTAAAACATGGGCTATAAATCCAACTGCAATAATTCATTATCCTGTAGATGCTCCTTCATTTTATAATTTTACTATTCCTATTATTTACGATCAAAAAGTTTGGTTTACATTAATTTATAAAGAAACTGGTGACGCTGGAATCGGTATTGGAGCAAATCTTAAATCTAACCTTATTTTCAATTACACTTTTGAATGGTATGAGCATGGTTTGGCTCATAGATCAGGAGGCTCGCATGAATTAACACTAGGCTGGAGAATGAATAAAAAGAACACAGATCAACTTAAAAAGAATAAAAAGAAACCATATTACGAATGGGTTAACAAATAA
- a CDS encoding PKD domain-containing protein → MKKIIASIFTLFFYQFCFSQVVDFTYSQTCIGSVPTTLTGSSTYPDSDIQTWEWDINSDGSWDYTGKTVTVYSFISPGVYSIPVTLRITLITGPSFSKMNNVILDPKPTVDFIVSNPCVNDMAIYTSQSNIISGSIVKYIWDFTNDLMPDDSSGSTVNYFCSTIGSINSKLKAVSDKGCKNEIIKTVQIYSKPIASFLVQNNCTNKNTLFINSSSIGFYYWNFGDGTQSTSTGHVSHIYNNSGSYNVTLINTSNGCSDTVTNNISIYQSPTASFSISNICQGQNTMFNPTQIANNYHWDFGDGNQVNTSGSATHTYINSGNYYVTLVASNNNPCNDTITNNININPTPIVSISAPDTMIYGNGQIQLTANGGGNVQWSNGMQNPTISVNTAGHYSVTITDQYGCSGTSSINIYQTGNNNSGSNIIVSSNIITPNGDGVNDYFTINNLQSFFNNGSNGNSGCSVEIYNMWNEIVYSSNYYNNDWNCQYFDGKSLPDGAYYYYIQCGRDTLKGNINILTHNNNNR, encoded by the coding sequence ATGAAAAAAATTATTGCCTCAATTTTTACATTATTTTTTTATCAGTTTTGTTTTAGCCAAGTAGTTGATTTTACATATTCACAAACCTGTATTGGTTCTGTTCCAACAACTCTTACAGGCTCTTCTACTTATCCTGATTCAGACATACAGACTTGGGAATGGGATATTAATAGCGATGGATCATGGGACTATACAGGCAAAACAGTAACAGTATATAGTTTCATTTCACCAGGCGTTTATTCTATTCCGGTTACATTAAGAATAACTTTAATTACTGGTCCTAGTTTTTCAAAAATGAATAATGTGATTCTTGATCCTAAACCAACTGTTGATTTTATTGTTTCCAACCCATGCGTTAATGATATGGCAATATATACAAGCCAATCAAATATAATTTCAGGAAGTATCGTAAAGTATATCTGGGATTTTACAAACGATTTAATGCCAGATGACAGTTCAGGAAGCACTGTTAATTATTTTTGCAGTACAATTGGAAGCATTAATTCTAAGCTAAAAGCTGTATCAGATAAAGGTTGTAAAAATGAAATTATTAAAACTGTACAAATTTATTCAAAACCTATCGCATCATTTTTAGTACAGAATAATTGTACAAATAAAAACACTTTATTCATAAATTCATCATCAATTGGTTTTTATTATTGGAATTTTGGTGATGGCACTCAATCTACTTCTACTGGCCATGTTTCTCATATTTATAATAACTCTGGGAGTTATAATGTTACATTAATTAATACAAGTAACGGATGTAGTGATACAGTTACAAATAACATATCAATTTATCAGTCACCTACTGCCTCGTTTTCAATATCTAATATATGTCAAGGACAAAATACAATGTTTAATCCAACCCAGATTGCTAATAATTACCACTGGGATTTTGGTGACGGTAATCAAGTAAATACTTCAGGGAGTGCTACACATACTTATATTAATTCTGGTAATTATTATGTGACCTTAGTTGCTTCTAATAACAACCCATGTAATGATACAATAACAAATAACATAAACATTAATCCAACTCCAATTGTTAGTATTTCAGCACCAGATACTATGATATACGGAAACGGACAAATACAACTTACTGCAAATGGTGGAGGAAATGTTCAATGGTCAAACGGAATGCAAAACCCAACTATTTCTGTAAATACTGCCGGACACTATTCCGTTACAATTACCGACCAGTATGGTTGTTCGGGAACATCAAGTATAAACATATATCAAACAGGCAATAATAATTCTGGTTCTAACATTATCGTATCATCTAATATTATTACTCCAAATGGTGATGGTGTTAACGACTATTTTACAATTAACAATTTGCAATCATTTTTCAACAACGGAAGCAACGGCAATAGCGGTTGTAGTGTTGAGATATACAACATGTGGAATGAAATAGTATATTCTTCAAATTATTATAATAATGACTGGAATTGTCAATATTTTGACGGAAAAAGTCTTCCTGATGGTGCATATTATTACTACATTCAGTGTGGAAGAGATACTTTAAAAGGGAATATAAATATCTTAACGCACAATAATAACAATAGATAA